A portion of the Clostridium gelidum genome contains these proteins:
- a CDS encoding dUTP diphosphatase: MNIQPLFKEQKNYNDTLSINEELDLHKLQVRKNLEFQITLGNLASETLCFNYLTPNIKHVNLTAIFNKYITCISQTLTLGIDNKYTDLIGVSINPNDYCLSDQFLNLYIDINDLIVSPSMDHYLTLFEDLLSLGLTLGFSESQIQSQFIKNLDNLGVI; the protein is encoded by the coding sequence ATGAATATTCAGCCACTATTTAAAGAACAAAAGAATTATAATGATACTTTATCAATAAATGAGGAATTAGATCTACATAAATTACAAGTTCGCAAAAACTTAGAGTTTCAAATAACACTTGGTAATTTAGCTAGCGAAACTCTTTGTTTTAATTATTTAACTCCAAATATTAAACATGTAAATTTAACTGCAATATTCAATAAATATATAACTTGTATTTCTCAAACTTTAACACTTGGAATTGATAATAAATATACAGATCTAATAGGAGTATCTATAAATCCTAATGATTATTGTTTAAGTGATCAATTCTTAAATTTATATATTGATATTAACGATTTAATCGTTTCTCCTTCTATGGACCACTACTTAACTTTATTTGAAGACCTACTAAGTTTAGGATTAACACTCGGATTTTCAGAATCTCAAATACAAAGTCAATTTATTAAAAATCTAGATAATTTAGGAGTAATTTAA
- a CDS encoding DMT family transporter, producing the protein MFGIICAIISGIAMSVQGVFNTRLGEKIGVWETTLLVQLIALIVSLIVFFFFSDGSYTHLKEANKIYLLGGILGVIITFTVMKSVSSMGPTLGIGIILISQLLAAALIDFFGLFDSEKIKFSLNHFLGIAIMIVGIIIFKWNH; encoded by the coding sequence ATGTTTGGAATAATTTGTGCAATAATTTCAGGAATAGCTATGAGCGTTCAAGGCGTATTTAATACAAGACTAGGCGAAAAGATAGGCGTATGGGAAACTACATTATTAGTTCAACTCATTGCTCTTATTGTAAGCCTTATAGTCTTTTTCTTTTTTTCCGATGGAAGCTATACACATTTAAAAGAAGCTAATAAAATCTATTTATTAGGTGGAATTTTAGGTGTTATAATAACCTTTACTGTAATGAAAAGTGTTAGTTCTATGGGCCCTACCTTAGGAATTGGTATTATATTAATATCTCAATTACTTGCTGCTGCACTTATTGATTTCTTTGGATTATTTGATAGTGAAAAGATTAAATTTTCATTAAATCACTTTTTAGGCATTGCCATTATGATTGTAGGTATTATAATATTTAAATGGAATCACTAA
- a CDS encoding MBL fold metallo-hydrolase, with the protein MKLFSNINFLFHLTSNNIKQYFKKSEPVKSEEITENSINWFGHATTVINLSDKLIITDPVFSSLLGYFKRTVKKPTYINNLTVDYILLSHGHMDHLNFSSLRKLNKDAIIIVPKGYFRLAKLLGFKSVILLHPGDVYEDDFVKITAYEADHDGRRFYIGNDNESISYLIERESKSVFFAGDTALTNNFKDINCDVALMPVGCYKPDRFSYMHCTPEQSYEMFKMMNCPVMIPIHYKTFQISLENFEETEETLLMLNDDAIKIIDIGETFTF; encoded by the coding sequence TTGAAACTTTTTTCTAATATTAATTTTTTATTCCATTTAACATCCAACAATATAAAACAATATTTTAAAAAAAGCGAACCGGTAAAATCTGAAGAAATTACAGAAAACTCTATTAATTGGTTTGGTCATGCTACTACAGTTATTAACTTATCTGATAAACTCATTATAACAGATCCTGTATTTTCTAGTTTATTAGGCTATTTTAAAAGAACCGTAAAAAAACCAACATATATAAATAATTTAACAGTAGATTATATACTCTTATCTCATGGTCATATGGATCATTTGAACTTTTCATCACTTAGAAAATTAAACAAAGATGCAATTATAATTGTTCCAAAAGGCTATTTTCGACTTGCTAAGTTATTAGGCTTCAAAAGTGTAATTTTATTACATCCTGGAGACGTGTATGAGGATGATTTTGTAAAAATTACTGCATATGAAGCTGATCATGATGGTAGACGTTTTTATATTGGTAATGATAATGAAAGTATTTCATATTTGATTGAGAGAGAAAGTAAAAGTGTATTCTTTGCTGGTGATACTGCTCTTACAAATAATTTCAAAGATATTAATTGTGATGTAGCATTGATGCCTGTGGGATGTTATAAGCCTGATAGGTTTTCATATATGCACTGTACTCCAGAACAAAGCTATGAGATGTTTAAAATGATGAATTGTCCCGTAATGATCCCTATTCATTATAAAACATTCCAAATTTCATTAGAGAATTTTGAAGAGACTGAAGAAACATTATTAATGTTAAATGATGATGCAATAAAAATCATCGATATAGGAGAGACTTTTACTTTCTAA
- a CDS encoding S8 family serine peptidase produces the protein MFSYKKKLDCNLKYYISNNAYKNYRVLIQYKDFQSSVVKKINSYKGTVHHIIESANLISAELNSRSIDRLLEYPEIEKIYLDEYLFLCGMSVTTANKIRFSETHSLSGAGIGIGLIDSGVFPHPDLTSPINRIELFEDLINNYQYPYDDNGHGTSMAGILCSSGLSSNNMYKGICSKSNLFCYKAFDKLGKGFASDILYSIESLSNISKEKNIKILCLPFELLTHSTFIISCFHSVFNYAISKGLIPIVPSGSNLNNSSSIMGIATLPSCITVAGLDTVSSVIKPYLYSSSGPYGKLSKPDLSAACVNVISLNSDSNYISQKNGIKLYPNKLDAPYKTFTGSSIAAAYISGLCALLCEKNPSMTFKDMSSLLNVVCEPVLDISRTVQGKGTLNINKLIP, from the coding sequence ATGTTTTCATATAAAAAGAAATTAGATTGTAATTTAAAGTACTATATTTCAAATAATGCTTATAAAAATTATAGAGTACTTATACAATATAAAGATTTTCAATCTTCAGTTGTGAAAAAAATTAATTCATATAAAGGTACCGTTCATCATATTATAGAATCTGCTAATCTTATAAGTGCAGAACTCAATTCTCGCAGTATAGATAGACTTTTAGAGTATCCTGAAATAGAAAAAATCTATTTAGATGAATATTTATTTTTATGTGGCATGAGTGTTACTACTGCTAATAAAATTCGTTTTTCTGAGACACATAGTTTATCTGGAGCAGGAATTGGCATAGGTCTTATAGATAGTGGAGTATTTCCTCATCCAGATTTAACTTCTCCTATCAATAGAATAGAATTATTCGAAGATTTAATTAATAATTATCAGTATCCTTATGATGATAATGGACATGGCACTTCCATGGCAGGAATCTTATGTAGTAGTGGTTTGTCATCAAATAATATGTACAAAGGAATATGCAGTAAAAGTAATTTATTTTGTTATAAAGCATTTGATAAGCTTGGTAAAGGCTTTGCTTCTGACATACTATATTCCATAGAAAGTCTTTCTAATATATCTAAAGAAAAAAATATAAAAATATTATGCTTGCCATTTGAACTTTTAACTCATAGCACATTTATTATTTCTTGCTTTCATTCAGTTTTTAATTATGCTATATCTAAAGGTTTAATTCCGATAGTACCTAGTGGAAGCAACTTAAATAATTCGTCATCCATTATGGGAATTGCTACTCTTCCAAGTTGTATTACTGTAGCAGGATTAGATACCGTATCATCAGTAATAAAACCTTATCTATATTCCTCTAGTGGACCCTATGGGAAATTATCGAAACCAGATCTATCTGCTGCATGTGTTAATGTTATTTCATTAAATTCTGATAGTAACTATATTTCTCAAAAAAATGGTATTAAGCTTTATCCAAATAAACTTGATGCACCATATAAAACTTTTACTGGTTCATCAATTGCTGCTGCCTATATTAGTGGATTATGTGCTTTGCTTTGTGAAAAAAATCCATCTATGACCTTTAAAGATATGAGTTCATTACTAAATGTTGTATGTGAGCCTGTTTTAGATATATCTAGAACAGTTCAAGGTAAAGGCACTCTCAATATTAATAAACTTATTCCTTAA
- a CDS encoding DnaD domain protein, translating into MSTFMLKSKSLGFTPVNNIFIEKYMPQARGEFIKIYLLMLKHDISGEFGVSSSILASSLNLLESDIMNALNYWNDQEVIKFTQIDKMGNYNVEFIDLIQEPAKSTKQVDLLEALDSTTTKDMLKDIEMLLARPLSPNEMSIYLNWQREFGFSSELILILMEYCISKGKSDSRYIEKVALSWHDLKISTIEQAQNLIKKAEDKWINIRKILTYLGINNTDIMKPQQDLIEKWLLIYKFPNEVILKACDICSERLNRADFKYIDGILTNWNKNNIKTLEDIALKDAKNTKNSKFQKSYNNNEKAPLKFNNFEGREYDYDSLEKKLLGWDNDD; encoded by the coding sequence ATGAGCACATTTATGTTGAAGAGTAAATCCCTAGGGTTCACTCCTGTTAATAATATATTTATAGAGAAATACATGCCACAAGCTAGAGGTGAATTTATAAAGATTTATTTATTGATGTTAAAACATGATATTTCTGGTGAATTCGGAGTTAGCTCATCAATACTCGCTTCCTCACTTAATTTATTAGAATCTGACATTATGAATGCACTAAATTATTGGAATGACCAAGAAGTTATAAAATTCACTCAAATAGATAAAATGGGGAATTATAACGTAGAATTTATAGATTTAATTCAAGAACCAGCTAAATCTACTAAACAAGTGGACTTATTAGAAGCTTTAGATAGCACTACTACTAAAGATATGCTAAAAGATATTGAAATGCTTTTAGCTAGACCTTTATCTCCAAATGAGATGTCAATTTATTTAAATTGGCAAAGAGAATTTGGTTTTTCTTCTGAGTTGATTTTAATCTTAATGGAATACTGTATATCAAAAGGTAAAAGTGATTCAAGATATATTGAAAAAGTGGCTTTGTCTTGGCATGATTTAAAAATAAGTACCATAGAACAAGCACAAAATTTAATAAAAAAAGCTGAAGATAAATGGATTAATATAAGAAAAATATTAACTTATTTAGGTATAAATAATACAGATATAATGAAACCCCAACAGGACTTAATAGAGAAATGGCTTCTTATATATAAGTTTCCAAATGAAGTTATCTTAAAGGCCTGTGATATATGTTCTGAAAGATTAAATAGAGCAGATTTCAAGTACATTGATGGTATACTTACTAATTGGAATAAAAATAATATTAAAACATTAGAGGATATAGCTCTTAAAGATGCTAAGAACACTAAAAATTCTAAATTTCAAAAAAGTTATAATAATAATGAAAAAGCTCCTCTTAAGTTCAACAACTTTGAAGGAAGAGAATATGATTATGATTCCTTAGAAAAAAAACTTTTAGGATGGGATAATGATGATTAA
- a CDS encoding ATP-binding protein: MIKGYQTEILKIYDKLREDEARALKLRKTEISKEYPQIIDLDNKIQKLSLQMAVSVLKSNNGEKTLNNFKEDITDLRIKKCEMLVERGYDPEYLNLHYHCNNCKDTGFISNVKCNCYKQKLIKLYYKNSELENAIKANNFNNFDLDLFSNHKLGDEKFSPRKNMENNLEYILKDYIPNFSKLDINLLFYGNPGSGKTYLSYCISKAILDKGYLVIYKTSDELIKNLRDIRFNNDSALESLLLDCDLLIIDDLGAEHLNEFSITELFNIINKRILTNKKMLISTNLILPGITKQYSERIASRLIGEFKLCKFYSEDIRIKKNLEKNR; the protein is encoded by the coding sequence ATGATTAAAGGATATCAAACTGAAATTTTAAAAATCTATGATAAACTTAGAGAAGATGAAGCTAGAGCTTTAAAACTTAGAAAGACTGAAATATCAAAAGAATATCCTCAAATTATTGATTTAGATAATAAGATACAAAAATTATCTTTGCAAATGGCAGTGTCAGTTCTTAAATCTAATAATGGCGAAAAAACGTTAAATAATTTCAAGGAAGACATTACAGATTTAAGAATTAAGAAATGTGAAATGCTTGTTGAAAGAGGATATGACCCTGAATATCTGAATTTGCACTATCACTGCAATAATTGTAAGGATACAGGCTTTATAAGTAATGTTAAATGCAACTGCTATAAGCAGAAATTAATTAAGTTGTATTATAAAAATTCAGAATTAGAAAATGCAATCAAAGCTAATAACTTTAATAACTTTGATTTAGATTTATTTTCAAATCATAAGCTTGGAGATGAAAAATTTTCTCCACGAAAAAATATGGAAAATAACTTAGAATATATATTGAAAGATTATATTCCAAACTTCTCAAAGTTAGATATCAATCTGTTATTTTATGGCAATCCAGGTAGCGGAAAAACTTATTTATCTTATTGTATATCTAAGGCTATATTAGATAAGGGTTATTTGGTTATATACAAAACTTCTGATGAATTAATTAAGAATTTAAGGGATATAAGATTTAATAATGACTCGGCTTTAGAATCATTATTATTAGACTGTGATTTATTGATAATAGATGATTTAGGCGCTGAGCATCTTAATGAATTCTCTATAACTGAATTATTTAATATAATTAATAAAAGAATTCTTACCAATAAAAAAATGCTTATCTCCACTAATTTAATATTACCTGGTATAACAAAACAATATAGTGAAAGAATAGCATCTAGATTAATCGGTGAATTTAAACTTTGTAAATTTTATTCAGAAGATATAAGAATTAAAAAGAATCTAGAAAAAAATAGATAA
- a CDS encoding BaiN/RdsA family NAD(P)/FAD-dependent oxidoreductase, whose protein sequence is MIYHDLIIIGGGASGLMAAIVAKDFGIDVAIIEGNDRIGKKILVTGNGRCNITNNNISFPYNNFHSENDNFFQEALNKFTIEDTRSMFLSLGLPLTELENGKMYPKSLQASSVIDIFRMALEDRNIPLYANCKINSISKKKTFTLYTNNEDCENFSCNKVILSCGGKSANKTGSDGSGYKLSKSLGHSIIEPQPGIVQLKLDYPYLKALSGIKFDGSVSVLVNDEIIRTDIGEVLFTDYGISGPPILQLSSCASKALSKGSKVTIRIDMFPYESKEYVEDFFATHFSIFNYREISSALIGVINKKLISTLLKDVGINDIHLPCSSIEWKYINKLINKLEQWDFNCTGTNGFPNAQVTVGGINTCEVDNLTLESKLVKDLYFCGEILDIHGDCGGFNLQWAWSSGYLVAKSIANS, encoded by the coding sequence ATGATTTATCACGATTTAATAATTATCGGTGGTGGTGCGTCTGGTTTGATGGCTGCAATAGTAGCTAAAGATTTTGGCATAGATGTAGCTATTATTGAGGGAAATGACAGGATTGGTAAAAAAATTCTTGTAACTGGAAATGGCAGATGTAATATTACTAATAATAATATTTCCTTTCCATATAATAACTTCCACAGCGAAAATGATAATTTTTTTCAAGAAGCTTTAAATAAATTTACAATAGAAGATACTAGAAGTATGTTTTTATCTCTTGGCTTGCCTTTAACAGAATTAGAAAACGGTAAGATGTATCCAAAATCTCTTCAAGCCTCTTCTGTAATAGATATATTTAGAATGGCATTAGAGGATAGAAACATACCTTTATATGCGAATTGTAAAATTAATTCTATAAGCAAAAAGAAAACTTTCACTTTGTATACCAATAATGAAGATTGTGAAAACTTTTCTTGTAACAAGGTTATTTTAAGTTGTGGTGGAAAATCTGCTAATAAAACTGGTTCTGATGGTTCTGGCTATAAACTAAGTAAATCCTTAGGGCACAGTATTATAGAACCACAACCTGGTATTGTTCAATTAAAATTAGATTATCCTTATTTAAAAGCTTTATCTGGAATTAAATTTGATGGCTCTGTATCTGTATTAGTTAATGATGAGATCATACGAACAGATATCGGTGAAGTTTTATTCACTGATTATGGCATCTCAGGGCCACCTATACTTCAATTATCCTCTTGTGCCTCTAAGGCTCTCAGTAAGGGCTCAAAAGTGACTATAAGAATTGATATGTTTCCATATGAAAGCAAAGAATATGTCGAAGATTTTTTTGCTACACATTTCTCCATATTTAATTATAGAGAAATATCATCTGCACTAATTGGAGTAATAAATAAAAAATTAATTTCTACACTACTCAAAGATGTTGGAATAAATGATATTCACTTACCTTGTAGCAGTATTGAATGGAAATATATCAATAAATTAATTAATAAATTAGAACAATGGGATTTCAACTGTACAGGTACTAATGGCTTTCCTAATGCCCAAGTTACTGTAGGAGGAATAAATACCTGTGAAGTAGATAATTTAACCTTAGAATCTAAATTAGTTAAGGATCTTTACTTCTGTGGCGAGATACTAGACATTCATGGTGATTGTGGTGGATTTAATCTTCAATGGGCATGGAGTTCTGGTTATTTAGTAGCCAAATCTATAGCTAATAGTTAA
- a CDS encoding acyl-[acyl-carrier-protein] thioesterase: MGKSFTKKYEIHYYEVNSKLRCKLSAIINFICDIGTQQSEYFGGGIEYCTKNNCAWVFYKYDIKMYRYPVFGETISITTQPVGFKKFYGLRKYMIKDENDNLIGEALALFFLINIEKRRPMRIQEEQYDIYGVDGDVDYDISMDKIEKNDEEQYNIQFNIRYSDIDSNNHVNNVKYVEWAIEAVPIEVVNNYNLKRIKVTFEKETIYGDKVSVSATVKEIEEDNLKSYHTIRNSEGTELTLLEADWEKIKD, encoded by the coding sequence ATGGGTAAGAGTTTTACAAAGAAATATGAAATACATTATTATGAAGTAAATTCCAAATTGAGATGTAAATTGTCAGCAATAATTAATTTTATTTGTGATATAGGTACTCAACAATCAGAATATTTTGGTGGTGGAATTGAGTATTGTACAAAAAATAATTGTGCTTGGGTATTTTATAAGTATGATATAAAGATGTACAGATATCCAGTTTTTGGAGAAACTATAAGTATTACTACACAACCTGTAGGTTTTAAAAAGTTTTATGGATTAAGAAAATACATGATTAAGGATGAAAATGACAATCTTATTGGAGAGGCATTAGCATTATTCTTCTTAATTAACATTGAAAAGAGAAGACCTATGAGAATACAAGAGGAACAATATGATATTTATGGTGTAGATGGTGACGTTGATTATGATATAAGTATGGATAAAATAGAGAAAAATGATGAAGAGCAATATAATATACAATTTAATATTAGATACAGTGATATTGATTCAAATAATCATGTTAATAATGTTAAATATGTTGAGTGGGCAATAGAAGCTGTTCCTATTGAAGTAGTCAATAATTATAATTTAAAAAGAATTAAAGTAACTTTTGAAAAAGAAACAATATATGGTGATAAAGTATCAGTATCTGCAACGGTAAAAGAAATTGAAGAGGATAATTTAAAATCATATCATACTATAAGAAATAGTGAAGGAACCGAATTAACGTTATTAGAGGCAGATTGGGAAAAAATAAAAGATTGA
- a CDS encoding DUF1858 domain-containing protein — MITKDMTIGEVVNGNSSKAEVLMNFGMGCVGCPSAQAETIAEAATVHGLKLDDLLEALNR, encoded by the coding sequence ATGATAACTAAGGATATGACAATTGGTGAAGTAGTTAATGGAAATTCATCTAAAGCTGAAGTTCTAATGAACTTTGGAATGGGATGTGTTGGATGTCCATCAGCTCAAGCTGAAACTATAGCAGAAGCTGCAACAGTTCATGGATTAAAATTAGACGATTTATTAGAAGCATTAAATAGATAA
- a CDS encoding adenylosuccinate synthase, whose product MSAFIVLGAQWGDEGKGKMTDYLAEEANVVVRFQGGNNAGHTVVVGDNEYKLHLIPSGILYEDKLNVIGNGVVVDPKALFEEIDYLEGVGVKVTPEKLIISDRAQLIMPYHKTLDILKEKARGKNDIGTTGKGIGPCYTDKFERCGIRVCDLMHEDVFVEKLKENIEMKNLYITKVLDGEALNFDEILKEYLEFAKKLRPFVQDTSVRVYNDIKADKTVLFEGAQGMLLDIDYGTYPYVTSSNTTAGGVCSGIGIGPNMVTNAVGITKAYTTRVGKGPFPTELLDETGDWIREKGHEYGVTTGRSRRCGWLDLVIVKTAARVSGLTSLAVTKIDTLAGLEKIMVCVGYKFNDTVIDYFPASLEDLAKCEPIYEEFDGWDDSVADVRSYDELPSNVKKYLARISEFTDTKISIVGVGPKRDQTMRVGSL is encoded by the coding sequence ATGTCAGCATTTATTGTTTTAGGAGCTCAATGGGGCGATGAAGGAAAAGGAAAGATGACAGATTACTTAGCAGAAGAGGCTAATGTAGTTGTTAGATTCCAAGGTGGAAACAATGCTGGTCACACTGTAGTGGTTGGCGATAATGAATACAAACTTCACTTAATACCATCAGGAATTTTATATGAAGATAAATTAAATGTAATAGGAAATGGAGTAGTTGTAGATCCAAAAGCGTTATTTGAAGAAATAGATTACTTAGAAGGTGTTGGAGTTAAAGTTACACCTGAAAAGTTAATAATAAGTGATAGAGCTCAACTTATCATGCCATACCATAAAACATTAGATATATTAAAGGAAAAAGCTAGAGGAAAGAATGATATAGGTACTACAGGTAAAGGAATAGGACCTTGCTATACAGATAAATTTGAAAGATGTGGAATCAGAGTTTGTGATTTAATGCATGAAGATGTTTTCGTTGAGAAATTAAAAGAAAATATTGAAATGAAAAATCTTTATATTACAAAAGTGTTAGACGGAGAAGCATTAAACTTTGATGAGATATTAAAAGAGTACTTAGAATTTGCTAAGAAGTTAAGACCATTTGTTCAAGATACATCTGTTAGAGTATATAATGATATTAAAGCAGATAAAACGGTTTTATTTGAAGGTGCTCAAGGAATGTTACTAGATATTGATTATGGAACATATCCATATGTAACGTCATCAAATACAACAGCAGGTGGAGTATGTAGTGGTATTGGTATAGGACCTAACATGGTTACTAATGCTGTAGGTATAACAAAAGCTTATACTACAAGAGTTGGTAAGGGACCATTCCCAACGGAATTACTTGATGAAACTGGAGATTGGATCAGAGAAAAGGGTCATGAATATGGTGTAACTACAGGAAGATCAAGAAGATGTGGATGGTTAGACTTAGTTATAGTTAAAACAGCAGCTAGAGTAAGCGGACTAACTTCATTAGCTGTTACTAAAATAGATACATTAGCAGGACTTGAAAAAATCATGGTATGCGTTGGATATAAGTTTAATGATACAGTTATAGATTATTTCCCAGCAAGTTTGGAAGACTTAGCTAAATGTGAACCAATATATGAAGAATTCGATGGTTGGGATGATAGTGTAGCTGATGTTAGAAGTTATGATGAATTACCTAGTAATGTTAAAAAGTATTTAGCTAGAATATCAGAATTTACAGATACTAAGATTTCAATAGTTGGAGTTGGGCCTAAGAGAGATCAAACTATGAGAGTAGGTAGTTTATAG